A genomic window from Sceloporus undulatus isolate JIND9_A2432 ecotype Alabama chromosome 9, SceUnd_v1.1, whole genome shotgun sequence includes:
- the LOC121915321 gene encoding neuroglobin-like — protein sequence MQSARRDFSPLHFEKKPVASLHVGFSTLKTSDLRSHSAKDLALVLWKKRRTLAGRSGLWLEMGCALSGSGVTQDAPISEEKPCSSLESGFDLNEETELGGDEEATESFPLSEVQKELIRESWKILHKDIARVGIIVFIRLFETHPECKDVFFLFRDIDDLHQLKMSKELQAHGLRVMSFIEKSVARLDQEEKLEHLAFELGRSHCRYKAPPKYYEYIGTQFIQAVQPILKETWTPEIEKAWESLFQYLAATMRRGFYKEQQMTRTK from the exons ATGCAAAGTGCAAGGAGAGACTTTTCCCCCTTACACTTTGAAAAGAAGCCTGTTGCTTCTCTCCACGTTGGATTTTCCACCTTGAAAACATCTGATCTTAGATCTCATTCTGCAAAAGATCTTGCCCTG GTTTTgtggaagaaaaggagaacattGGCTGGACGATCTGGACTTTGGCTAGAGATGGGTTGTGCCTTATCTGGCTCCGGCGTCACACAGGATGCGCCGATTTCGGAAGAGAAACCGTGCTCCTCCCTGGAAAGCGGGTTCGATTTGAACGAGGAAACAGAATTGGGGGGCGATGAGGAAGCAACAGAATCGTTCCCGCTTTCAGAGGTTCAGAAGGAGCTGATCCGGGAGTCCTGGAAAATCCTGCACAAAGACATTGCAAGAGTGGGGATTATCGTCTTTATCAG ACTCTTTGAGACGCATCCAGAGTGCAAAgatgtcttcttcctcttccgcGACATTGATGACTTGCACCAGCTGAAGATGAGCAAGGAGCTGCAAGCGCATGGACTCAG GGTGATGTCCTTCATTGAGAAGAGCGTGGCACGGCTGGACCAAGAGGAGAAGCTGGAACACTTGGCCTTCGAACTGGGCAGGAGCCATTGCCGGTATAAAGCTCCCCCAAAATATTATGAG TACATCGGCACTCAGTTCATCCAAGCCGTCCAACCGATCCTGAAAGAAACGTGGACCCCAGAAATTGAGAAGGCCTGGGAG AGTTTGTTCCAATATTTGGCAGCCACCATGCGGAGAGGTTTCTACAAAGAGCAGCAGATGACCCGGACAAAGTAG